A region from the Gemmatimonadota bacterium genome encodes:
- a CDS encoding putative LPS assembly protein LptD, whose product MSGWRLALLVIVLASVPAGVTAQGDPADSAAAGPDTIAADTVLTPRDRALLRLRALRPADGGVDLGEAGDSAPAPLGITPVGPGTPVQATPIEFDSIMRGLLALPGFRALAYAGESADLDMDSALVRLLGPEARVDQEGRGLVADSLVEYDLDTEVVCGYGAPTFTGGGDAPVISSRVCYNVPRRLGVALDAQTTFRQTAEWRVFGDEMYPVANSRVFVTDAEFTSCDHEVPHYHFAAREVKVVRDSVLVARDVTLNFMDVPVFWLPFMVQSMRQGRKSGLLTPRFGLQDVARTSSGYQRRLTDVGFYWAISDHLGAALAFDWFSDNYVALRGDFEYRWLRQFLRGNVVYKQFWRTEGGRELTLRSNNSWRPDERTTVSASANFVSSEDFVRRNTFDPRELNRSILSTGSLRRTFDWGSATASATRNQFLDDGRVETTLPDAGITLSNVALFGRPGGFSGSWGGGVSFRNVEVDVDESADLASRSQDRETRTASASSAFRLGGLSIDQRFSLNRQTLSPRDVTIFATDTLSSDSTFVLDGSFEERANWSAGLNYQQRLVGTSTLRPSLSLTQDFLRNDSTAIDRVAGPLRLVFRTDLQSPMYGFFPGVGPIERFRHKFTPSVSYNYSPAPTLSALQETVFGASAAGREQNQIQVRLQQTFEAKYRGDGAETESAEPDPAEALAGPTDGEPRRLPQARKLMLLSVATSAVAYDFVEAREGGDGLTTTSVTNSFTSDLLRGLQFQTAHDLFRPDTTPTGETDRTFDLHLSRVTASFSVDNNFFLFRWLGLGDRPDEARQRERLDEAGVDEGGEVDELEGESTLDDDRTALTTGGFRAPRATGGVGSWRAQLNYSLTRPRDTTAQDELQMLTGSVTFRPTQQWSASWQTGYNFTDKAFADHVVRLTRDLHRWEANFDFVRTQNGNFSFEFRVALRDQRDLELDYEQRSDPRRVQ is encoded by the coding sequence GTGAGCGGGTGGCGGCTCGCGTTACTCGTGATCGTCCTCGCGTCGGTCCCCGCGGGGGTCACGGCGCAGGGTGATCCGGCCGACAGCGCCGCGGCCGGGCCCGACACGATCGCGGCGGATACCGTCCTCACGCCCCGCGACCGGGCATTGCTGCGCCTGCGCGCGCTGAGGCCGGCGGACGGCGGCGTCGACCTCGGCGAGGCAGGTGACAGCGCCCCGGCGCCGTTGGGGATAACGCCGGTCGGGCCAGGTACGCCGGTGCAGGCCACGCCCATCGAGTTCGACTCGATCATGCGTGGGCTGCTGGCGCTCCCAGGCTTCCGTGCGCTGGCGTACGCGGGGGAATCCGCCGACCTGGACATGGACAGTGCGCTCGTCCGGCTGCTCGGTCCGGAGGCTCGCGTGGACCAGGAGGGCCGGGGGCTGGTGGCCGATTCGCTCGTGGAGTACGACCTGGACACAGAGGTCGTGTGCGGCTACGGGGCGCCGACTTTCACCGGCGGGGGCGACGCGCCGGTGATTTCGAGTCGAGTGTGCTACAACGTGCCCCGCAGGCTCGGCGTGGCCCTCGACGCCCAGACGACCTTCCGGCAGACCGCGGAATGGCGCGTCTTCGGTGACGAGATGTACCCCGTCGCCAATTCACGCGTATTCGTCACCGACGCCGAGTTCACGTCCTGCGACCACGAGGTCCCGCACTACCACTTCGCGGCGCGCGAGGTGAAGGTGGTCCGGGATTCGGTGCTGGTCGCGCGCGACGTCACGCTGAACTTCATGGACGTGCCGGTTTTCTGGCTGCCGTTCATGGTGCAGAGCATGCGGCAGGGTCGGAAGAGCGGTCTCCTTACGCCGCGCTTCGGCCTGCAGGACGTCGCGCGCACGTCCAGCGGCTACCAGCGACGACTCACCGATGTGGGCTTCTACTGGGCGATCAGCGACCACCTGGGCGCGGCGCTGGCGTTCGACTGGTTCAGCGACAACTACGTGGCCCTGCGCGGCGACTTCGAGTACCGGTGGCTGCGCCAGTTCCTGCGGGGCAACGTCGTCTACAAGCAGTTCTGGCGCACCGAAGGCGGCCGGGAGCTGACCCTGCGCAGCAACAACTCCTGGCGTCCGGACGAGCGGACCACCGTGAGCGCCAGCGCCAACTTCGTCTCCTCGGAGGATTTCGTCCGCCGCAACACGTTCGACCCGCGCGAGCTCAATCGATCGATTCTCTCCACGGGTTCGTTGCGCAGGACCTTCGACTGGGGTTCTGCGACAGCCAGCGCCACCCGCAATCAGTTCCTGGACGACGGCCGAGTGGAGACCACGCTGCCAGATGCGGGGATCACGCTGTCCAACGTCGCGCTTTTCGGCAGGCCGGGGGGGTTCTCCGGTAGCTGGGGAGGCGGCGTGAGCTTCCGCAACGTCGAGGTGGACGTCGACGAGTCCGCGGACCTCGCCAGCCGGTCGCAGGACCGCGAGACCCGCACCGCGTCCGCGTCCAGCGCGTTCCGGCTCGGCGGCCTTTCCATCGACCAGCGCTTCTCGCTGAACAGGCAGACCCTGTCGCCCCGCGACGTGACGATCTTTGCGACGGACACGCTGTCCAGCGACTCTACCTTCGTGCTGGACGGGAGCTTCGAGGAGCGCGCGAACTGGTCGGCCGGGCTGAACTACCAGCAGCGGCTCGTGGGGACCAGCACGCTGCGCCCGAGCCTCTCCCTGACGCAGGACTTCCTGCGCAACGACAGCACTGCGATAGACAGGGTCGCGGGCCCGCTGAGGCTGGTGTTCAGGACCGACCTGCAGAGCCCCATGTACGGGTTCTTTCCGGGCGTCGGGCCCATCGAGCGCTTCCGCCACAAGTTCACCCCCAGCGTCAGCTACAATTACTCGCCGGCGCCGACCCTCAGCGCGCTCCAGGAGACGGTTTTCGGCGCGTCGGCCGCGGGTCGGGAGCAGAACCAGATACAGGTACGGCTGCAGCAGACGTTCGAGGCGAAGTACAGGGGCGACGGCGCCGAGACCGAGAGCGCCGAGCCGGACCCCGCGGAGGCCCTGGCCGGCCCGACCGACGGGGAGCCGCGCCGCCTGCCGCAGGCCCGGAAGCTGATGCTCCTGTCGGTGGCGACGAGCGCGGTGGCTTACGACTTCGTCGAGGCGCGCGAGGGCGGTGACGGCCTCACCACCACCAGCGTGACCAACAGCTTCACGTCGGATCTGCTGCGCGGTCTTCAGTTCCAGACGGCCCACGACCTGTTTCGTCCCGACACCACGCCCACCGGCGAGACCGACCGCACCTTCGATCTGCACCTGAGCCGCGTGACCGCTTCCTTTTCGGTGGACAACAATTTCTTCCTGTTCCGCTGGCTCGGTCTGGGCGATCGGCCCGACGAGGCGCGCCAGCGCGAGCGGCTGGACGAGGCGGGCGTCGACGAGGGCGGCGAGGTCGACGAGCTGGAGGGGGAGAGCACGCTCGACGACGACAGGACCGCGCTGACGACGGGCGGATTCCGGGCGCCCAGGGCCACGGGCGGTGTCGGTTCCTGGCGGGCGCAACTCAACTACAGCCTGACCCGGCCCCGTGACACGACCGCGCAGGACGAGCTCCAGATGCTCACCGGCTCGGTGACCTTCCGGCCCACGCAGCAGTGGTCGGCCTCATGGCAGACCGGCTACAACTTCACGGACAAGGCGTTCGCCGACCACGTGGTTCGCCTCACCCGCGATCTGCACCGCTGGGAAGCCAACTTCGACTTCGTGCGCACGCAGAACGGCAACTTCAGCTTCGAGTTCCGGGTGGCGTTGCGCGACCAGCGCGACCTGGAGCTGGACTACGAGCAGAGGAGCGACCCCCGGAGGGTGCAGTGA
- the tatC gene encoding twin-arginine translocase subunit TatC: MALLEKLRARARGADPDAMPFLDHLEELRRRILWILAALAVGFFIGLWVVTHFQVLQLLITPIEPLLGDTKLKYLSPTDPFFITLKLAAVVGLLLVLPLVVYHVWAFFAPALLPSERRSIVPALYLGLVLFAAGVALAYFLALPITLRFTMSFQGESLEQAIVIGPYLAIVVRLLLAFGAIFELPVVMLVLATLGLVSSAGLKEKRRYAIVAIALVASIITPGDVVVLTVFLMVPLVLLYELSIGLTRMVERRRTQASMPDPDQWMGAS, translated from the coding sequence ATGGCTCTGCTCGAGAAGCTGCGCGCGCGGGCGCGGGGCGCCGACCCGGACGCAATGCCCTTCCTGGACCATCTGGAGGAGCTGCGGCGCCGCATCCTCTGGATCCTGGCCGCGCTGGCCGTAGGCTTCTTCATAGGCCTGTGGGTGGTCACCCATTTCCAGGTCCTTCAGCTCCTCATCACGCCCATCGAGCCGTTGCTGGGCGACACCAAGCTCAAGTATCTCAGCCCCACGGACCCGTTCTTCATCACCCTCAAGCTGGCCGCCGTGGTGGGGCTGTTGCTCGTCCTGCCGCTGGTGGTGTACCACGTGTGGGCTTTCTTTGCGCCGGCGCTTCTGCCGTCGGAACGGCGCTCAATAGTGCCGGCGCTCTACCTCGGCCTCGTCCTGTTCGCGGCGGGCGTCGCGCTGGCCTACTTCCTGGCGCTGCCCATCACGCTGCGCTTTACCATGAGCTTCCAGGGAGAGAGCCTGGAGCAGGCCATCGTGATCGGGCCGTATTTGGCGATAGTGGTGCGACTGTTGCTGGCCTTCGGGGCTATCTTCGAGCTGCCGGTCGTGATGCTCGTGCTGGCCACGCTGGGTCTCGTTTCGTCCGCGGGATTGAAGGAGAAGCGGCGCTATGCGATCGTGGCGATCGCGCTCGTCGCGAGCATCATCACGCCGGGCGATGTGGTGGTGCTGACCGTATTCCTCATGGTGCCTCTCGTGCTTCTCTACGAACTGAGCATCGGCCTTACGCGCATGGTGGAACGCCGGCGTACGCAGGCGTCCATGCCGGATCCGGACCAGTGGATGGGGGCGTCGTGA
- a CDS encoding TonB C-terminal domain-containing protein yields MSGAGGARRARGVRPGKPAIAASVVGHVGFLAAAVMTSLGSHEELPAFEVYRVELVSPPPQEAGPATPPASEPEPVVAPEPEPEPEAEIPEREAPPEEAPPEPEESPEPEPSRGANPDPESPGGDDIEVSIDGADFADPAYLQNIIRQNRRYFRWTGDPGLRACVYFEILRDGGVQAIRVARGSGNFRFDLAARGAVEAAGSRNAYGALPASWPHDLLPVQFSFSSNRLEAC; encoded by the coding sequence GTGAGTGGGGCCGGCGGAGCGCGGCGCGCGCGTGGCGTGCGCCCCGGCAAGCCGGCCATCGCGGCGTCCGTGGTCGGACACGTCGGCTTCCTGGCGGCCGCGGTCATGACGTCGCTCGGATCGCACGAGGAGCTGCCGGCGTTCGAGGTCTACAGGGTGGAGCTGGTGTCGCCGCCGCCGCAGGAGGCCGGGCCGGCGACCCCGCCGGCGTCCGAGCCCGAGCCGGTGGTCGCCCCGGAGCCCGAACCCGAGCCCGAGGCCGAGATCCCGGAGCGAGAGGCACCGCCCGAGGAGGCGCCGCCCGAACCCGAAGAGTCGCCGGAGCCCGAGCCCAGCCGCGGCGCGAATCCCGATCCGGAGAGCCCCGGCGGAGACGACATCGAAGTAAGCATCGACGGCGCGGACTTCGCGGACCCCGCGTACCTGCAGAACATCATCCGGCAGAATCGTCGCTACTTCCGCTGGACGGGCGACCCGGGCCTGCGCGCGTGCGTGTACTTCGAGATTCTTCGCGACGGCGGAGTGCAGGCCATTCGCGTGGCCCGCGGCTCCGGTAACTTCCGTTTCGATCTCGCCGCCCGCGGCGCCGTGGAAGCGGCGGGATCGCGCAACGCCTACGGCGCGCTCCCCGCGAGCTGGCCCCACGATCTGCTGCCCGTGCAGTTTTCCTTTTCATCGAACCGGCTGGAAGCGTGCTGA
- the nrdR gene encoding transcriptional regulator NrdR — protein MRCPFCGETEDRVVDSRTSREGRAVRRRRECLACERRFTTYEYVEERPLQVLKSGGTSEPYDRAKLVRAIQLPCAKRPVTPDEIEAMVDSVEDELEAAGTGQVESRRIGELVMDRLQQRDHVAYVRFASVYREFEDIDAFREELEELRSRQALEALEADQARLPF, from the coding sequence ATGCGCTGTCCATTCTGTGGCGAAACGGAAGATCGCGTCGTCGACTCGCGGACGAGTCGAGAGGGGCGAGCCGTTCGCCGCCGGCGCGAGTGCCTGGCCTGCGAACGGCGCTTCACCACTTACGAGTACGTGGAGGAGCGTCCGCTACAGGTACTCAAGTCGGGCGGCACCTCCGAGCCGTACGATCGCGCCAAGCTCGTGCGCGCCATTCAACTGCCGTGCGCCAAGCGCCCCGTGACCCCGGATGAGATCGAGGCCATGGTGGACTCGGTGGAGGACGAGCTGGAGGCGGCCGGCACCGGCCAGGTCGAGAGCCGCAGGATCGGCGAGCTGGTCATGGATCGCCTGCAGCAGCGGGACCACGTGGCCTACGTGAGGTTCGCCTCCGTGTATCGCGAGTTCGAGGACATCGACGCGTTCCGAGAAGAGCTGGAGGAGCTTCGGTCGCGGCAGGCCCTGGAGGCCCTGGAGGCCGACCAGGCGCGGCTGCCGTTCTGA
- the pal gene encoding peptidoglycan-associated lipoprotein Pal: protein MKQMWKKMLALTVPFVLVAACGGNPEPPPPLPEPVQEAPPPPPAADDGADAAAAEAAAREAAIRRAIEDLTLPVYFGYDQFSLESEAQALLRRKADVLRANEEVRVRIQGHADERGSIEYNLALGMRRATAARDFLTNFGLQASRFEVISFGEERPADTGTTEAAYARNRRAEFELTAGRDAIRPPNSP from the coding sequence ATGAAGCAGATGTGGAAGAAGATGCTGGCGCTGACCGTGCCGTTCGTCCTGGTGGCCGCGTGCGGGGGCAACCCCGAGCCGCCACCGCCGCTGCCGGAACCCGTGCAAGAGGCGCCGCCGCCTCCGCCCGCGGCCGACGACGGCGCCGACGCAGCGGCGGCCGAGGCCGCTGCCCGAGAGGCGGCGATCCGGCGCGCGATCGAGGATCTCACCTTGCCGGTCTACTTCGGATACGACCAGTTCTCGCTCGAGTCCGAAGCGCAGGCGTTGTTGCGCCGGAAGGCCGACGTGCTGCGGGCGAACGAGGAGGTGAGGGTCCGCATCCAGGGGCACGCGGACGAGCGTGGATCCATCGAGTACAACCTCGCTCTTGGCATGCGGCGAGCCACCGCGGCGCGTGATTTCCTGACCAACTTCGGCCTTCAGGCGAGCCGCTTCGAGGTCATCAGCTTCGGTGAGGAGCGGCCCGCCGATACGGGGACCACGGAGGCCGCGTACGCTCGCAACAGACGAGCCGAGTTCGAGCTGACGGCGGGTCGCGACGCGATCCGGCCGCCGAACTCCCCGTGA
- a CDS encoding biopolymer transporter ExbD — MRRRQRLPTMAEISVTSLVDVAFTLLVIFIITAPIMQGGVELDLPRADSAPLAGAEGVIVSIERSGAIHLGEVPVEGVDELVSLYPDYVRNQGAETVYLRADGGVDYERVAVVLGTLMRLDVAAVNLVVEPRIE, encoded by the coding sequence GTGAGGCGGCGGCAGCGTCTGCCCACCATGGCCGAGATCAGCGTCACGAGCCTGGTAGACGTTGCGTTCACGCTGCTCGTCATTTTCATCATCACGGCGCCCATCATGCAGGGAGGCGTCGAGTTGGACTTGCCGCGGGCGGATTCGGCGCCGCTCGCGGGGGCGGAGGGAGTGATAGTGTCGATCGAGCGCAGCGGCGCGATCCACCTCGGCGAGGTCCCGGTGGAGGGGGTGGACGAGTTGGTGAGCTTGTACCCGGACTACGTTCGCAACCAAGGCGCGGAAACGGTTTACCTGAGGGCCGACGGCGGCGTCGACTACGAGCGAGTCGCGGTCGTCCTGGGGACGTTGATGCGGCTGGACGTGGCCGCGGTCAACCTGGTGGTGGAGCCGCGCATCGAGTGA
- the ybgF gene encoding tol-pal system protein YbgF, with the protein MLGLVAIVVAGCATKRDVKDVRAEIRSVMARQDSILVLLQNEHAAVRDSVRSVGEEIVTSRGELRNQLLGIEQQLVQIQELTGQSQRRLNQLREDITQRERVAPPPAPGEDTAEGASGVDGAELYVAGMEQLQRGASETARLAFEQLIRENPEHPQAPDAQFGIGESHYQEQDLDAALEAFDRVVQLYPDSPRAPAALYRAGIVSEERGNIEEARGYFNRVTSGYPRSEQARLASEKLQSLSR; encoded by the coding sequence GTGCTGGGTCTCGTGGCCATTGTCGTGGCCGGCTGCGCCACCAAGCGGGATGTGAAGGATGTGCGGGCCGAGATACGGTCTGTGATGGCCCGCCAGGATTCCATCCTCGTGCTGCTCCAGAACGAGCACGCGGCGGTGCGCGATTCGGTGCGCTCGGTGGGGGAAGAGATCGTCACGTCTCGGGGCGAGCTGCGCAATCAGCTGCTCGGCATCGAGCAACAGCTGGTCCAGATCCAGGAGCTGACCGGCCAGAGTCAGCGCCGTCTGAACCAGCTGCGCGAGGATATTACGCAGCGGGAGCGAGTCGCGCCTCCACCCGCACCGGGCGAGGACACGGCGGAGGGAGCGTCGGGTGTCGACGGCGCCGAGCTGTACGTCGCGGGGATGGAGCAGTTGCAGAGAGGAGCCTCCGAAACGGCCAGGCTCGCCTTCGAGCAGCTGATCCGTGAGAACCCCGAGCACCCGCAGGCGCCCGACGCGCAGTTCGGAATCGGCGAGAGTCATTACCAGGAGCAGGACCTGGACGCCGCCCTGGAAGCGTTCGACCGCGTGGTGCAGCTGTACCCCGATTCGCCGCGGGCTCCGGCCGCGTTGTATCGCGCTGGAATCGTATCGGAAGAGCGCGGAAACATCGAAGAGGCAAGGGGTTACTTCAACCGCGTCACCTCGGGGTATCCGCGGTCGGAGCAGGCCCGGCTCGCGAGCGAAAAGCTCCAGTCCCTCTCACGCTGA
- a CDS encoding glutamate formiminotransferase, which yields MPRRLMEAVPNLSEGRDLSVVEAAVEAVLDAGAEVLDWSADADHNRSVLTLLGAPDTLATAALALAGVAVERIDLKRHEGVHPRVGALDVLPFVPILGATMDDARRLAWRVGEALAREFALPVYYYAEASRPPGRRLAELRRGGFEALAAGWPAGRVPDVAPAVTGRAGAHPSAGVVCVGARPLLLAWNVELRGVGLPEAAAVAGSIRESGGGFTGVRALAFALKKGDAVQLSMNIEDLEATDPMDVYRRVEELVAGAGGEVGPAEVIGMLPDRLLLGAAAERLGLGDVEPGRALSARVLQGLARRWVAGEPSH from the coding sequence ATGCCCCGCCGGCTCATGGAGGCGGTCCCGAACCTCAGCGAAGGCAGGGACTTGTCGGTGGTGGAGGCTGCGGTGGAGGCGGTGCTGGACGCCGGGGCGGAGGTCCTCGACTGGTCGGCCGACGCGGATCACAATCGTTCGGTCCTGACGCTGCTCGGGGCGCCCGATACGCTCGCGACGGCGGCCCTCGCGTTGGCCGGGGTCGCCGTCGAGCGGATCGACCTCAAGCGACACGAGGGAGTCCACCCGCGGGTGGGGGCGCTCGACGTACTGCCTTTCGTCCCGATCCTGGGCGCCACCATGGACGACGCCCGTCGCCTCGCGTGGCGGGTGGGGGAAGCGCTGGCTCGGGAGTTCGCACTCCCGGTCTACTATTACGCGGAGGCTTCGCGGCCCCCGGGGCGGCGGCTCGCGGAGCTGCGGCGCGGTGGCTTCGAGGCGCTCGCGGCGGGCTGGCCGGCGGGTCGCGTCCCGGATGTCGCGCCAGCCGTAACGGGGCGCGCGGGTGCGCATCCGAGCGCCGGGGTTGTGTGCGTGGGTGCGCGCCCGCTTCTGCTGGCGTGGAACGTGGAGTTGCGGGGCGTCGGGCTCCCCGAGGCCGCCGCCGTCGCGGGTTCTATCCGCGAGAGCGGGGGCGGCTTCACCGGGGTCCGGGCGCTCGCATTCGCCCTGAAGAAAGGCGACGCAGTACAGTTGTCGATGAACATTGAGGATCTCGAGGCTACGGACCCGATGGACGTCTACCGCCGGGTCGAGGAATTGGTCGCCGGGGCGGGCGGCGAGGTGGGTCCCGCCGAGGTGATCGGGATGCTGCCGGATCGCTTGCTGCTGGGAGCGGCGGCCGAGCGACTGGGACTTGGAGACGTAGAGCCGGGGCGCGCGCTTTCGGCGCGCGTGCTGCAGGGGCTCGCACGACGCTGGGTGGCTGGGGAACCCTCGCACTGA
- the hutH gene encoding histidine ammonia-lyase — protein MSQPLVLSGNSLNLADIEAVALRAGSDIRLADEARRRVAASRAVVDAALAEGRVVYGVNTGFGALSDVVIPEADIEPLQLNLIRSHAAGVGDPLGPEATRAVLLLRANTLAAGVSGVRVELVEALLALLRHDILPRIPRLGSVGASGDLAPLAHAALAVIGEGQVRSGVDAWEPAAEALRRAGIEPVRLSAKEGLALINGTQVHTAIGALALLAAERAVDSADVTGALSLDALRGTPDAFAPEIQDVRPHAGQRVTAARLRGLLDGSEIRESHRSGDARVQDAYSLRCMPQVHGASRQLLGYVREVLAVEVNSATDNPLVFAESGRVLSGGNFHGQIVSQALDLVPIACADLCAISERRVARLVDPAMSGLPAFLTERPGVQSGLMMVQIGAAALVSDARRLAVPASVDSIPTDNNKEDHVSMGVGAALKAARCVDILETVLGMELLAACQALDFLAPLRSGRLVEEARSALRGLVPRLEEDRYLAPDIEAAANLVASGSLADVARRAGL, from the coding sequence GTGAGCCAGCCGCTCGTTCTGAGCGGCAACTCCCTCAATCTCGCCGACATCGAGGCCGTCGCCTTGCGCGCCGGCAGCGACATCCGCCTAGCGGACGAGGCGCGGCGCCGCGTCGCGGCGTCGCGCGCCGTGGTGGACGCGGCGCTGGCCGAGGGACGGGTCGTCTACGGCGTGAACACCGGGTTCGGCGCGCTGTCCGACGTGGTGATTCCCGAGGCCGACATAGAGCCGCTGCAGCTCAACCTGATCAGGAGCCACGCCGCCGGGGTGGGCGATCCACTTGGCCCTGAGGCCACGCGCGCGGTCCTGCTGCTGCGCGCCAATACCCTCGCGGCCGGCGTTTCCGGCGTGCGCGTCGAGCTCGTGGAGGCGCTCCTCGCGCTGCTGCGCCACGACATCCTTCCGCGCATCCCGCGCCTGGGGAGCGTGGGCGCGTCCGGGGACCTGGCGCCCCTGGCGCACGCCGCGCTGGCGGTGATCGGGGAGGGCCAGGTCAGAAGCGGGGTCGACGCCTGGGAGCCGGCGGCCGAGGCCTTGCGCCGGGCGGGCATCGAACCCGTGCGCTTGAGCGCCAAGGAGGGCCTGGCGCTCATAAACGGGACGCAAGTGCACACCGCCATCGGCGCGCTGGCGCTGCTGGCCGCCGAGCGCGCCGTGGACAGCGCGGACGTAACCGGGGCGCTCAGCCTGGACGCGCTGCGCGGTACGCCGGACGCGTTCGCCCCGGAGATCCAGGACGTGCGTCCGCACGCGGGCCAGCGGGTCACCGCGGCGAGGCTCCGGGGCCTGCTGGACGGCTCGGAAATCCGCGAGTCGCATCGTTCGGGCGATGCGCGGGTCCAGGACGCCTACTCGCTGCGTTGCATGCCCCAGGTTCATGGCGCGTCGCGTCAGTTGCTCGGATACGTGCGGGAGGTGCTCGCGGTCGAGGTCAACAGCGCCACCGATAATCCGCTGGTGTTTGCGGAATCGGGTCGCGTCCTGAGCGGCGGCAACTTCCACGGCCAGATCGTGTCTCAGGCGCTGGACCTGGTGCCGATCGCATGCGCCGATCTGTGCGCGATCAGCGAGCGGCGCGTCGCGAGACTCGTCGACCCGGCCATGTCCGGCCTGCCCGCCTTTCTGACGGAGCGGCCGGGCGTGCAGTCGGGGCTCATGATGGTGCAGATCGGGGCGGCCGCGCTGGTGTCGGACGCTCGCCGGCTGGCGGTTCCGGCGAGCGTCGACTCCATCCCCACGGACAACAACAAGGAGGACCACGTGTCGATGGGCGTCGGCGCCGCGCTGAAGGCCGCGCGCTGCGTGGACATCCTCGAGACCGTTCTGGGCATGGAGCTGCTCGCGGCCTGTCAGGCGCTGGACTTTCTCGCGCCCCTGCGCAGCGGACGGCTCGTGGAGGAGGCGCGCTCGGCGCTCCGCGGGCTCGTGCCCAGGCTCGAGGAGGACCGCTATCTGGCGCCCGACATTGAAGCGGCCGCCAACCTCGTCGCGAGCGGGTCGCTGGCGGACGTCGCCCGACGCGCCGGCTTGTAG